A part of Prionailurus viverrinus isolate Anna chromosome E1, UM_Priviv_1.0, whole genome shotgun sequence genomic DNA contains:
- the KCNAB3 gene encoding voltage-gated potassium channel subunit beta-3 isoform X1, protein MQVSIACTEQNLRSRSSEDRLCGPRPGPGGGNGGPVGGGHGNPPGGGGSVPKARAALVPRPPAPAGALRESTGRGTGMKYRNLGKSGLRVSCLGLGTWVTFGSQISDETAEDVLTVAYEHGVNLFDTAEVYAAGKAERTLGNILKSKGWRRSSYVVTTKIFWGGQAETERGLSRKHIIEGLQGSLERLQLGYVDIVFANRSDPNSPMEEIVRAMTYVIDQGLALYWGTSRWGAAEIMEAYSMARQFNLIPPVCEQAEHRLFQREKVQVQLPELYHKIGVGSVTLSPLACGLITSKYDGRVPDTCRAIKGYQWLKDKAQSEDGKKQQAKVMDLLPIAHQLGCTVAQLAIAWCLRSEGVSSVLLGVSSAEQLIEHLGAVQVLSQLTPQTVTEIDGLLGNKPHSKK, encoded by the exons ATGCAGGTGTCTATCGCTTGTACCGAGCAGAACCTTCGCAGCCGGAGCAGTGAGGACCGTCTGTGTGGACCCCGGCCGGGCCCCGGGGGCGGTAACGGCGGGCCGGTCGGCGGGGGGCATGGGAATCCTCCAGGGGGAGGAGGGTCGGTCCCTAAGGCCCGGGCCGCACTGGTGCCCCGACCCCCAGCGCCCGCGGGGGCCCTCCGAGAGAGCACCGGCCGAGGCACTGGCATGAAATACAG GAACCTGGGAAAGTCTGGTCTTCGAGTATCCTGTCTTGGCCTAG GCACCTGGGTCACATTTGGTTCTCAAATCTCGGATGAG ACAGCAGAGGACGTGCTGACAGTAGCCTATGAGCATGGTGTAAACCTGTTTGACACGGCTGAAGTGTACGCAGCGGGAAA GGCTGAAAGAACCCTAGGCAACATCCTCAAGAGCAAAGGATGGAG GAGATCAAGCTATGTCGTCACCACCAAGATTTTTTGGGGAGGACA GGCAGAGACCGAGCGAGGCCTGAGCCGCAAACACATCATTGAGG gcctgcaAGGATCCCTGGAGCGCCTCCAGTTGGGATACGTGGACATCGTCTTTGCCAACCGCTCAGACCCCAATAGTCCCATGGAGG AGATCGTGCGGGCCATGACCTATGTCATTGACCAGGGCCTTGCCCTGTACTGGGGGACATCCCGATGGGGAGCTGCAGAAATCATG gaGGCCTACTCCATGGCCAGACAGTTCAATCTGATCCCTCCAGTGTGTGAGCAAGCGGAGCACCGTCTGtttcagagagagaaggtgcaggTGCAACTGCCAGAGCTCTACCACAAGATCG GTGTTGGCTCAGTCACCCTGTCCCCTTTGGCCTGTGGCCTCATCACGAGCAAGTATGATGGGCGAGTCCCAGATACCTGCAGGGCCATCAAG GGCTACCAGTGGCTCAAGGACAAAGCGCAGAGTGAGGACGGCAAGAAGCAACAAGCCAAAGTCATGGACCTTCTTCCCATCGCCCACCAGCTGGGCTGCACTGTGGCACAGCTTGCTATCG CGTGGTGTCTCCGCAGCGAGGGTGTCAGCTCAGTCTTGCTGGGGGTGTCAAGTGCAGAGCAGCTGATAGAACACCTGGGAGCCGTACAG GTGCTGAGCCAGCTGACGCCGCAGACGGTGACGGAGATCGACGGGCTTCTGGGGAACAAACCGCATTCCAAGAAATAG
- the KCNAB3 gene encoding voltage-gated potassium channel subunit beta-3 isoform X3, producing MPLMEAPPLPATSVSCRNLGKSGLRVSCLGLGTWVTFGSQISDETAEDVLTVAYEHGVNLFDTAEVYAAGKAERTLGNILKSKGWRRSSYVVTTKIFWGGQAETERGLSRKHIIEGLQGSLERLQLGYVDIVFANRSDPNSPMEEIVRAMTYVIDQGLALYWGTSRWGAAEIMEAYSMARQFNLIPPVCEQAEHRLFQREKVQVQLPELYHKIGVGSVTLSPLACGLITSKYDGRVPDTCRAIKGYQWLKDKAQSEDGKKQQAKVMDLLPIAHQLGCTVAQLAIAWCLRSEGVSSVLLGVSSAEQLIEHLGAVQVLSQLTPQTVTEIDGLLGNKPHSKK from the exons ATGCCCTTAATGGAGGCTCCACCCCTTCCTGCCACTTCTGTATCCTGCAGGAACCTGGGAAAGTCTGGTCTTCGAGTATCCTGTCTTGGCCTAG GCACCTGGGTCACATTTGGTTCTCAAATCTCGGATGAG ACAGCAGAGGACGTGCTGACAGTAGCCTATGAGCATGGTGTAAACCTGTTTGACACGGCTGAAGTGTACGCAGCGGGAAA GGCTGAAAGAACCCTAGGCAACATCCTCAAGAGCAAAGGATGGAG GAGATCAAGCTATGTCGTCACCACCAAGATTTTTTGGGGAGGACA GGCAGAGACCGAGCGAGGCCTGAGCCGCAAACACATCATTGAGG gcctgcaAGGATCCCTGGAGCGCCTCCAGTTGGGATACGTGGACATCGTCTTTGCCAACCGCTCAGACCCCAATAGTCCCATGGAGG AGATCGTGCGGGCCATGACCTATGTCATTGACCAGGGCCTTGCCCTGTACTGGGGGACATCCCGATGGGGAGCTGCAGAAATCATG gaGGCCTACTCCATGGCCAGACAGTTCAATCTGATCCCTCCAGTGTGTGAGCAAGCGGAGCACCGTCTGtttcagagagagaaggtgcaggTGCAACTGCCAGAGCTCTACCACAAGATCG GTGTTGGCTCAGTCACCCTGTCCCCTTTGGCCTGTGGCCTCATCACGAGCAAGTATGATGGGCGAGTCCCAGATACCTGCAGGGCCATCAAG GGCTACCAGTGGCTCAAGGACAAAGCGCAGAGTGAGGACGGCAAGAAGCAACAAGCCAAAGTCATGGACCTTCTTCCCATCGCCCACCAGCTGGGCTGCACTGTGGCACAGCTTGCTATCG CGTGGTGTCTCCGCAGCGAGGGTGTCAGCTCAGTCTTGCTGGGGGTGTCAAGTGCAGAGCAGCTGATAGAACACCTGGGAGCCGTACAG GTGCTGAGCCAGCTGACGCCGCAGACGGTGACGGAGATCGACGGGCTTCTGGGGAACAAACCGCATTCCAAGAAATAG
- the KCNAB3 gene encoding voltage-gated potassium channel subunit beta-3 isoform X2, producing MQVSIACTEQNLRSRSSEDRLCGPRPGPGGGNGGPVGGGHGNPPGGGGSVPKARAALVPRPPAPAGALRESTGRGTGMKYRNLGKSGLRVSCLGLGTWVTFGSQISDETAEDVLTVAYEHGVNLFDTAEVYAAGKAERTLGNILKSKGWRRSSYVVTTKIFWGGQAETERGLSRKHIIEGLQGSLERLQLGYVDIVFANRSDPNSPMEEIVRAMTYVIDQGLALYWGTSRWGAAEIMEAYSMARQFNLIPPVCEQAEHRLFQREKVLAQSPCPLWPVASSRASMMGESQIPAGPSRATSGSRTKRRVRTARSNKPKSWTFFPSPTSWAALWHSLLSRGVSAARVSAQSCWGCQVQSS from the exons ATGCAGGTGTCTATCGCTTGTACCGAGCAGAACCTTCGCAGCCGGAGCAGTGAGGACCGTCTGTGTGGACCCCGGCCGGGCCCCGGGGGCGGTAACGGCGGGCCGGTCGGCGGGGGGCATGGGAATCCTCCAGGGGGAGGAGGGTCGGTCCCTAAGGCCCGGGCCGCACTGGTGCCCCGACCCCCAGCGCCCGCGGGGGCCCTCCGAGAGAGCACCGGCCGAGGCACTGGCATGAAATACAG GAACCTGGGAAAGTCTGGTCTTCGAGTATCCTGTCTTGGCCTAG GCACCTGGGTCACATTTGGTTCTCAAATCTCGGATGAG ACAGCAGAGGACGTGCTGACAGTAGCCTATGAGCATGGTGTAAACCTGTTTGACACGGCTGAAGTGTACGCAGCGGGAAA GGCTGAAAGAACCCTAGGCAACATCCTCAAGAGCAAAGGATGGAG GAGATCAAGCTATGTCGTCACCACCAAGATTTTTTGGGGAGGACA GGCAGAGACCGAGCGAGGCCTGAGCCGCAAACACATCATTGAGG gcctgcaAGGATCCCTGGAGCGCCTCCAGTTGGGATACGTGGACATCGTCTTTGCCAACCGCTCAGACCCCAATAGTCCCATGGAGG AGATCGTGCGGGCCATGACCTATGTCATTGACCAGGGCCTTGCCCTGTACTGGGGGACATCCCGATGGGGAGCTGCAGAAATCATG gaGGCCTACTCCATGGCCAGACAGTTCAATCTGATCCCTCCAGTGTGTGAGCAAGCGGAGCACCGTCTGtttcagagagagaag GTGTTGGCTCAGTCACCCTGTCCCCTTTGGCCTGTGGCCTCATCACGAGCAAGTATGATGGGCGAGTCCCAGATACCTGCAGGGCCATCAAG GGCTACCAGTGGCTCAAGGACAAAGCGCAGAGTGAGGACGGCAAGAAGCAACAAGCCAAAGTCATGGACCTTCTTCCCATCGCCCACCAGCTGGGCTGCACTGTGGCACAGCTTGCTATCG CGTGGTGTCTCCGCAGCGAGGGTGTCAGCTCAGTCTTGCTGGGGGTGTCAAGTGCAGAGCAGCTGA